One stretch of Arthrobacter polaris DNA includes these proteins:
- a CDS encoding SRPBCC family protein, whose amino-acid sequence MTDNEGKITVARVFDTPAKDIFKVLSNPANHAELDGSGMVQSDEKSDRITAVGQVFTMNMYLEKMGGEYQTENHVVGYDVNKLLAWKTAVPGKEPAGWQWVWELEAQSPESTRVSXTYDWSHVTDKDVLGRISFPLIEAHQLEASLGKLAXKVAGPHHTN is encoded by the coding sequence ATGACTGATAACGAGGGAAAAATTACTGTTGCCCGTGTCTTCGATACACCAGCGAAGGACATCTTCAAGGTATTGAGCAATCCGGCGAACCATGCAGAGCTGGATGGCTCCGGTATGGTGCAGTCCGACGAGAAATCGGACAGGATCACTGCCGTTGGCCAGGTGTTCACCATGAACATGTATCTGGAAAAGATGGGCGGGGAGTATCAGACGGAAAACCATGTTGTGGGATATGACGTGAATAAACTGCTGGCATGGAAAACGGCTGTGCCTGGGAAGGAACCCGCAGGCTGGCAATGGGTGTGGGAGCTAGAGGCGCAGTCACCGGAATCCACCAGAGTCTCCNTGACTTATGATTGGAGCCACGTCACGGACAAAGACGTGCTGGGTCGTATCTCCTTCCCCTTGATCGAAGCACACCAGTTGGAGGCGTCACTGGGTAAGCTGGCCGANAAAGTTGCCGGACCGCACCACACGAACTAA
- a CDS encoding ATP-dependent DNA helicase RecG codes for MRPYSDLSLELSRLVGVLSAKQVAKALGITTVXELLHQFPRRYLARGELTDLDQLRVDEDVTILARVVVQQTRYMQTRKGIILDVVIAGNSGEPSSLVISFFNGFKPKRTAKGVLALFSGKVGRYGGNMVLTNPAYVLLADDELAEHEVEFQASRPVPVYPATAKFPSWKSQAVLEALLPALDLERIPDPVPKHIAAREKLMPLADAYSEIHMPHSMDTWPRARKRFRFQEALALQTALALKRFEAMHLDTTGRTPVQGGLLDAFDAQLPYTLTAGQRDIGALIASEVASGHPMHRLLQGEVGSGKTVIALRAMLQVIDAGGQAAFLAXTEVLAAQHLRSISALLGSLGAGTLVGGXHATQVTLLTGTMPMAAKXKALLAAASXEAGIVVGTHALLSDNVQFADLGLIVVDEQHRFGVEQRDALRAKALKPPHLLVMTATPIPRTVAMTVFGDLEVSELTELPAGRAPIVTHIAPLSEHPSWESRVWARTRXEIDANHQVYVVCPKIGDXIPTPTTSPGDGDARPMAXVLDVLRYLQHVPALAGQRIEMLHGRLDSADKQGTMAAXAAGEIDVLVATTVIEVGVDVHNATLMVILDADRFGISQLHQLRGRVGRGGHPGTCLLVTSLEKGHPSRKRLDAVAATNDGFVLAKDDLELRREGDILGAKQSGGSSGLRMLSVLRDEDLILRARQDATEIVSKDPGLEFHPALKLEIDMYVTEKNEAFLERG; via the coding sequence GTGCGGCCGTATTCGGACCTGTCCCTTGAGCTCTCACGGTTAGTGGGTGTGTTGTCCGCCAAGCAGGTGGCTAAGGCGTTGGGCATCACCACGGTGNGGGAGCTACTGCATCAATTTCCGCGCCGCTACCTTGCCCGGGGAGAGCTGACCGATCTTGACCAGCTGCGGGTGGATGAAGACGTCACCATCTTGGCCCGTGTGGTGGTGCAGCAAACCCGGTACATGCAAACCCGCAAGGGCATCATCCTTGATGTGGTGATCGCCGGAAATTCGGGCGAACCCTCCTCTTTGGTGATCAGCTTCTTCAACGGATTTAAACCCAAAAGAACTGCAAAAGGGGTGCTGGCACTGTTCTCCGGCAAAGTTGGCCGTTATGGCGGGAACATGGTGCTCACGAATCCCGCGTATGTGCTGCTTGCTGATGACGAGCTTGCCGAGCATGAAGTTGAGTTTCAGGCCTCCCGGCCGGTGCCGGTCTACCCGGCCACAGCGAAGTTCCCCAGCTGGAAATCCCAAGCCGTCCTTGAGGCGTTGCTGCCGGCCTTGGACCTGGAGCGCATCCCGGACCCGGTGCCCAAGCACATTGCGGCACGGGAAAAGCTCATGCCCTTGGCCGATGCTTACTCTGAGATCCATATGCCCCACAGCATGGATACATGGCCGCGGGCCCGCAAACGTTTCCGCTTCCAAGAGGCCTTGGCGTTACAGACGGCCTTGGCGCTGAAACGTTTCGAGGCCATGCATCTGGACACCACCGGGCGTACCCCGGTCCAGGGCGGGCTGCTGGACGCCTTCGACGCGCAACTGCCCTACACCTTGACTGCTGGGCAGCGGGACATTGGAGCCCTGATTGCTAGTGAAGTTGCTTCCGGGCACCCCATGCACAGGTTGCTCCAGGGCGAGGTTGGCTCCGGTAAGACGGTGATCGCCCTGCGTGCCATGCTTCAGGTGATCGACGCCGGAGGGCAGGCCGCGTTCCTGGCCNCCACCGAGGTGCTCGCCGCTCAGCACCTGCGCTCCATCTCAGCGCTCCTTGGCTCCTTGGGGGCAGGAACGCTAGTGGGTGGCNCCCATGCCACGCAGGTGACCCTGTTGACCGGCACCATGCCCATGGCCGCTAAANAGAAGGCCTTGTTGGCGGCGGCATCGNGGGAGGCTGGCATTGTGGTGGGCACCCACGCCTTGCTCTCAGATAACGTCCAGTTCGCCGATCTGGGACTGATTGTTGTTGATGAACAGCACCGCTTCGGTGTGGAGCAGCGCGATGCTCTGCGTGCCAAGGCGCTCAAACCACCGCACCTGCTGGTCATGACCGCCACACCCATTCCACGCACCGTGGCCATGACAGTGTTTGGGGATCTGGAAGTCTCCGAACTAACTGAACTTCCTGCCGGGCGGGCACCCATCGTGACCCACATTGCCCCGTTGTCCGAACACCCCAGCTGGGAATCACGGGTGTGGGCCCGAACCCGGNAAGAGATCGATGCCAACCACCAGGTGTATGTGGTGTGCCCCAAAATCGGTGACGNNATCCCGACGCCGACGACGTCCCCGGGTGACGGTGACGCCCGGCCCATGGCGNGGGTACTGGATGTACTCCGTTATTTGCAGCACGTTCCGGCGCTGGCTGGCCAACGGATCGAGATGCTGCACGGGCGTCTGGATTCAGCGGATAAGCAGGGCACCATGGCGGCTNTTGCGGCCGGGGAGATCGATGTGCTGGTGGCCACCACCGTCATTGAGGTGGGCGTGGATGTGCATAACGCCACGCTCATGGTCATTCTTGATGCCGACAGGTTCGGTATCTCCCAACTTCACCAGCTGCGCGGCCGGGTTGGGCGCGGCGGGCACCCCGGCACCTGTTTGCTGGTGACATCGTTGGAAAAGGGACATCCCAGCCGGAAACGCTTGGATGCGGTGGCTGCCACGAATGACGGGTTTGTGTTGGCCAAAGATGATTTGGAATTGCGCCGGGAGGGCGACATTTTAGGAGCTAAGCAGTCCGGCGGCTCCAGTGGGTTGCGTATGCTCAGTGTGTTGCGCGATGAGGACTTGATTCTGCGGGCGCGCCAAGACGCCACCGAGATTGTCAGCAAAGACCCGGGGCTTGAGTTTCATCCGGCGCTGAAGCTTGAAATTGACATGTATGTGACGGAGAAGAATGAGGCATTCCTTGAACGTGGTTAG
- a CDS encoding PaaX family transcriptional regulator C-terminal domain-containing protein has product MAAQDPWCLISXXLPESERERRHQLRRQLHWIGCGMVSPXLWVAPDYLRQEIQDILESLGLGERAVLFTTSRPHAVEELRDVVARWWDLGAIAALYLDFITFSEQVPKRXXKADSSTFATYVNLIDRWRMIPYLDPGLPSDCLPTDWPGGAGVDLFQRISTSHALASKDFVRSIIGSR; this is encoded by the coding sequence ATGGCGGCGCAGGATCCGTGGTGCCTCATCTCTTTNNCTTTGCCAGAGTCCGAACGTGAACGGCGGCATCAGTTACGCCGGCAATTACATTGGATCGGGTGCGGGATGGTCTCCCCGNGCCTGTGGGTTGCTCCAGACTATCTACGTCAGGAGATCCAGGACATCCTGGAATCATTGGGCCTAGGTGAGCGGGCCGTGCTGTTCACTACCTCGCGCCCGCATGCCGTGGAGGAACTGCGCGATGTAGTAGCGAGATGGTGGGACTTGGGTGCTATTGCGGCCCTGTACCTGGACTTCATCACGTTCAGCGAACAAGTCCCCAAGCGGTGNNTGAAAGCTGACTCTTCTACCTTTGCCACCTATGTGAACTTGATTGACCGATGGCGCATGATTCCTTACCTGGATCCGGGGCTGCCTAGCGACTGCCTCCCCACCGACTGGCCAGGTGGAGCAGGAGTGGATCTATTCCAGCGAATCAGCACATCCCATGCACTGGCCAGCAAGGACTTCGTCCGCTCCATCATCGGATCGCGCTAA
- the rsmD gene encoding 16S rRNA (guanine(966)-N(2))-methyltransferase RsmD has translation MSRIVAGAAGGSPLTSVXGEGTRPTTDRVKEALFSRLESMNMLSGTRVLDLYAGSGSLGVESASRGAASVELIEFNDKAAAVCQSNAALVNKVLGSKVVSVQRSKVEAFLARVAEAGVQQWDLVFMDPPYPLTEDELSQVLDLVXPRLSSYAVVVVERSARTPEPSWPESLARFAEKXYGETRLWFAEPVSADQV, from the coding sequence ATGAGCCGAATAGTTGCCGGTGCAGCAGGTGGCAGCCCGCTAACCTCGGTCNCCGGGGAGGGCACCCGCCCTACCACTGACAGGGTCAAGGAAGCGTTGTTTTCCCGGCTGGAATCGATGAACATGCTATCCGGAACGCGGGTGCTTGACCTGTACGCGGGATCGGGGTCCTTGGGCGTTGAAAGTGCCAGCCGCGGAGCCGCCTCGGTGGAACTGATTGAGTTCAATGACAAGGCTGCAGCTGTGTGCCAGAGCAACGCAGCACTGGTGAACAAGGTTCTTGGCTCCAAGGTTGTCAGTGTGCAACGGTCCAAGGTGGAAGCATTCCTTGCCCGGGTTGCTGAGGCCGGTGTTCAGCAATGGGATCTTGTCTTCATGGACCCGCCCTACCCCTTGACCGAGGATGAGCTTTCGCAGGTCCTTGACCTGGTGNGGCCCCGGCTGAGTTCCTATGCCGTGGTGGTGGTGGAACGCTCAGCCAGGACACCTGAGCCGAGCTGGCCGGAGTCACTTGCCCGCTTTGCGGAGAAANAATACGGCGAGACGCGGCTGTGGTTTGCTGAACCAGTCTCCGCTGACCAGGTGTGA
- a CDS encoding DAK2 domain-containing protein, with product MQSKIAATAPVVRRWLAMAEQTLANHSDRLNAINIYPVADADTGTNLYLTVRAAAQEVAQLDPADVGVTMAVAGRAAMEQARGNSGTLFAVSLAAMAEPLSGAQRLSGPLLAAALHRAQLRAWSALSEPMPGTILSVLEAAAXGATTVAAAFNGDESNHVLAETIDGAVVAAREAVVLTESQLGVLTEARVVDSGXVGLLLILDCLRSVILGVPLQEDLLDGLSGYKVQDPNIALSMPEQEGVEVMCTIMLTPLAAAGLRMQLDDMGDSVIMSAVSEEADPTGSYPWRLHVHVPTAAVALDAIRAVGDPSNVSISALTANAPEDAHDLL from the coding sequence TTGCAGTCTAAGATCGCCGCAACAGCGCCCGTAGTCCGCCGTTGGCTGGCGATGGCTGAACAAACGCTGGCGAATCACAGCGATCGCCTCAACGCCATCAACATCTACCCGGTGGCGGACGCGGACACTGGCACTAACTTGTACCTGACGGTCCGGGCGGCGGCGCAAGAAGTTGCCCAGCTGGATCCCGCCGATGTGGGTGTCACCATGGCAGTTGCTGGCCGTGCCGCCATGGAACAAGCCAGAGGAAACTCCGGCACGCTCTTTGCCGTTTCCCTAGCAGCCATGGCCGAACCGCTCTCCGGCGCACAACGCCTGAGTGGACCACTGCTGGCCGCCGCCTTGCACCGGGCGCAATTGCGGGCCTGGAGCGCCTTGAGTGAACCCATGCCCGGCACCATCCTCTCCGTTTTGGAAGCCGCAGCCNCGGGTGCAACCACGGTGGCGGCGGCCTTCAACGGCGATGAGTCCAACCACGTGTTGGCGGAAACCATCGACGGCGCAGTGGTTGCAGCGCGTGAAGCAGTAGTGCTCACCGAATCCCAGCTCGGTGTGCTCACAGAAGCCCGAGTGGTTGATTCCGGGNGTGTGGGGCTGCTGCTGATCTTGGATTGCCTGCGCTCGGTGATCCTGGGCGTGCCGCTGCAAGAAGACTTATTGGACGGGCTCTCTGGCTACAAGGTCCAAGACCCCAATATTGCCCTGTCCATGCCGGAGCAGGAGGGTGTGGAGGTGATGTGCACCATCATGCTGACCCCGCTTGCTGCTGCCGGGCTGCGGATGCAATTAGATGATATGGGAGATTCCGTCATCATGAGTGCAGTCTCAGAAGAAGCAGACCCCACAGGTTCCTACCCGTGGCGCCTGCACGTGCATGTGCCAACGGCGGCGGTGGCACTAGATGCCATCCGAGCTGTGGGTGATCCAAGCAATGTGAGCATCTCGGCGTTAACGGCCAATGCTCCTGAAGATGCTCATGACCTCCTCTAG
- the thiL gene encoding thiamine-phosphate kinase, producing the protein MTLTVAQLSESELLARIFPRLHTGSSMLLGPGDDAAIIAAPDARTVISIDTQVQDKDFRLLWPNGSTSSGFDVGWKAAAQNLSDINAMGAIATAMVLSLTLPSTTPVSWVEQLAEGLSAAIVALGAPQCSVAGGDLSGGSELVVTVAVTGSLEGLEPVLRSGAPSGDQIAVCGNMGYSAAGWALHESSISPATYTPAMEKAANTFARPVPPLAAGAAAAQAGATAMMDISDGLLRDATRMAAASGTRLDFDGVVLXKKAAELQECAGALGAHALNWVLTGGEDHGLLSTFPAEAMLPEGFVRVGSVVSLDAAGSAVTMDGQNFISAVDGVLGWDHFAV; encoded by the coding sequence ATGACCCTCACCGTGGCCCAACTCTCTGAATCCGAGCTCCTGGCCCGGATTTTCCCGCGCCTGCACACCGGCAGTTCCATGCTGCTTGGCCCGGGNGATGACGCAGCCATCATCGCCGCACCCGATGCCCGCACGGTGATCTCCATCGACACCCAAGTCCAGGACAAGGACTTCCGCCTGCTCTGGCCCAACGGCAGCACTTCCTCCGGCTTCGACGTCGGATGGAAGGCTGCCGCCCAGAATCTCAGCGACATCAACGCCATGGGTGCCATCGCAACCGCCATGGTTCTGAGCCTCACCCTGCCAAGTACCACGCCGGTCAGCTGGGTTGAGCAGCTCGCTGAGGGTTTGAGTGCGGCGATCGTTGCGCTCGGTGCCCCGCAGTGTTCAGTAGCTGGCGGGGATCTTTCCGGCGGCAGCGAACTCGTTGTCACCGTTGCCGTCACGGGCTCTCTTGAGGGCCTTGAACCCGTGTTGCGCAGCGGCGCNCCAAGCGGGGATCAGATTGCCGTCTGCGGGAACATGGGGTATTCGGCGGCGGGCTGGGCGCTTCATGAAAGCAGCATTTCCCCGGCTACTTACACTCCCGCCATGGAAAAAGCCGCNAACACTTTTGCCAGACCGGTTCCGCCGTTGGCCGCCGGTGCTGCAGCCGCACAGGCAGGCGCCACGGCCATGATGGACATTTCCGATGGCCTGTTACGCGATGCCACCCGGATGGCCGCGGCCAGCGGCACCCGGCTGGACTTTGACGGCGTCGTCCTTGNNAAAAAGGCAGCAGAACTTCAAGAATGTGCGGGTGCGCTAGGAGCTCATGCGCTGAACTGGGTGCTCACAGGAGGAGAAGACCACGGCTTGTTATCCACATTCCCGGCGGAGGCTATGCTGCCAGAAGGGTTCGTTAGGGTAGGCTCAGTAGTGTCTTTGGATGCGGCTGGATCGGCTGTGACCATGGACGGACAGAACTTTATAAGCGCCGTTGACGGCGTTCTGGGATGGGATCATTTTGCAGTCTAA
- a CDS encoding kynureninase, with translation MPPHEGRPDDPEHRTLPLTAQLDATDTLAPYRERFVEPEDGSVVSYLDGNSLGRPLRVTAGNLAAFIQGDWGTGLIRSWDKKWMDQPTTLGDRLGEVVLGAAPGQTFIGDATSVLLYKLLRAGLDGQEGRNQIVIDRDNFPTDRFIVEGIAAERGAEIVWIDPDPTTGVTPEDVGAVIGPRTAVVLLSHVAYRSGFLADAPAITRLVKEAGGLMMWDLCHSVGSVPLELDAWGVDIAVGCTYKYLNGGPGAPAFAYISSSLISRLRQPIWGWMGAADPFEMSARFEPSATVRRFMTGTPAILAMQPLKDMTELIAEAGMVAIREKSIALTEHALALATEHLVPLGVEIASPLXPSHRGSHVILNHPLFADVTARLWEQGVIPDFRPPYGLRIGLSPLSTSFAEVELGIKAIRAVLVSLL, from the coding sequence ATCCCTCCTCACGAAGGACGCCCCGATGACCCAGAACACCGAACTCTCCCTCTCACCGCCCAGCTTGATGCCACGGACACTCTGGCNCCCTACCGCGAGCGCTTTGTTGAACCGGAAGATGGCTCCGTGGTTTCCTACCTTGACGGAAACTCCTTGGGCCGGCCGTTGCGTGTTACCGCCGGTAATCTGGCAGCTTTCATCCAGGGAGATTGGGGTACCGGACTGATCAGGTCTTGGGACAAGAAGTGGATGGACCAGCCCACTACACTCGGTGACCGGCTCGGNGAAGTGGTACTGGGTGCAGCACCTGGACAGACATTTATTGGTGATGCAACATCGGTGCTGCTCTATAAGTTGTTGCGCGCAGGACTGGATGGGCAGGAGGGCCGCAATCAGATCGTCATTGACCGCGATAACTTCCCTACCGATAGATTCATTGTTGAGGGCATTGCCGCCGAGCGCGGTGCGGAGATCGTATGGATCGATCCAGATCCCACCACCGGGGTCACTCCAGAGGATGTTGGAGCGGTCATTGGACCGCGCACTGCCGTGGTGCTTCTGAGCCATGTGGCCTACCGCTCGGGATTTCTGGCCGATGCTCCCGCTATCACCCGCTTGGTCAAGGAAGCTGGTGGGTTGATGATGTGGGATCTGTGCCATTCCGTTGGCTCAGTCCCCTTGGAACTTGATGCCTGGGGCGTGGATATTGCCGTGGGTTGCACCTACAAGTACCTCAATGGCGGACCCGGCGCTCCCGCGTTTGCCTACATCAGCAGCTCGTTGATCTCCCGGCTGCGGCAGCCGATCTGGGGTTGGATGGGTGCGGCAGATCCNTTTGAAATGTCTGCGCGCTTTGAACCTTCTGCCACCGTACGGCGGTTCATGACCGGCACACCCGCGATCTTGGCCATGCAACCACTGAAGGATATGACGGAGCTGATTGCCGAGGCTGGCATGGTGGCCATCCGGGAGAAATCGATAGCGCTCACCGAGCATGCTCTGGCCCTGGCAACGGAACATCTGGTGCCACTCGGTGTGGAGATCGCCAGTCCCCTAAANCCCTCTCACCGCGGATCTCATGTGATCCTCAACCACCCACTGTTTGCAGATGTCACAGCGCGTCTGTGGGAGCAGGGCGTGATTCCAGATTTCCGCCCGCCGTATGGATTACGCATTGGCCTCTCCCCGCTCAGTACCAGCTTTGCCGAGGTAGAGCTGGGTATCAAGGCAATCCGTGCTGTATTGGTATCGCTACTGTGA
- the kynA gene encoding tryptophan 2,3-dioxygenase — protein sequence MSCPHAQTPEGVREIEGTIRTDFHSAMSYGSYLNLDRLLSSQHPVSSPEHHDEMLFIIQHQTSELWLKLVLHELIECRRLMDNDEIGKALKCLARVKHIQKTLTEQWSVLATLTPREYAQFRGSLGSSSGFQSFQYRGVEFILGNKHRGMLKVFESDPEAHKLLSSLLEEATVYDAFLHALARAGYAIPANVLERDVSEAWVFNEALVPVFKEIYESDTTQWSFYQACEDLVDLEDNFQAWRFRHMSVVKRTIGFKTGTGGSSGVDFLKRALDLTFFPELFAVRTEIGK from the coding sequence ATGAGCTGCCCCCACGCACAAACCCCCGAAGGTGTCCGCGAAATAGAAGGCACGATCCGCACGGACTTCCACAGCGCCATGTCCTACGGAAGCTACCTGAATCTGGATCGCTTACTCTCCTCCCAGCACCCCGTGAGTTCACCTGAGCACCACGATGAAATGCTGTTCATCATCCAGCACCAAACCAGCGAGCTCTGGCTCAAGCTTGTCCTCCATGAGCTGATTGAATGCCGCCGCTTGATGGACAATGACGAAATTGGCAAAGCCCTCAAGTGCCTTGCCCGGGTCAAACACATCCAGAAGACACTCACCGAGCAGTGGTCAGTCCTGGCTACCCTGACNCCCCGCGAGTACGCGCAATTCCGTGGCTCCTTGGGCTCGTCTTCCGGCTTCCAGTCCTTCCAGTACCGGGGCGTGGAGTTCATCTTGGGCAACAAGCACCGCGGCATGCTCAAGGTCTTTGAATCTGATCCCGAGGCACACAAACTGCTCTCCTCGCTTCTGGAAGAAGCCACCGTGTACGACGCCTTCTTGCATGCACTGGCCCGTGCCGGATATGCCATTCCGGCCAACGTTCTTGAGCGAGATGTCAGTGAGGCTTGGGTTTTCAACGAAGCCTTAGTCCCGGTGTTCAAAGAAATCTATGAATCGGATACCACTCAATGGAGCTTCTACCAAGCATGCGAGGATTTGGTGGACCTTGAAGATAACTTCCAAGCCTGGCGGTTCCGCCATATGAGCGTGGTCAAGCGAACTATCGGATTCAAGACCGGCACCGGTGGGTCCTCCGGCGTGGATTTCCTCAAACGTGCCCTTGATCTGACGTTTTTCCCCGAACTATTCGCAGTCCGCACTGAAATCGGCAAATAG
- a CDS encoding VOC family protein, with protein sequence MPTFGMPSHIDFSVSDAESSADWYARVLGLKRLRRVDFGDRIMIVLVHQATGLIIGLNQHSEVPVTRFDDRSVGLDHVGFSVPERADLDAWQKQLAALDVVHSPAEDTANGAALVFRDPDNIQLELWWSKPR encoded by the coding sequence ATGCCAACATTCGGTATGCCGTCACACATTGATTTTTCCGTCAGCGATGCAGAATCCAGCGCCGACTGGTACGCCAGGGTTCTGGGCCTGAAACGCTTACGGCGGGTGGACTTTGGCGACCGCATCATGATTGTGCTGGTGCACCAGGCCACGGGACTGATCATCGGGCTGAACCAGCACAGTGAGGTCCCCGTGACCCGGTTCGATGACAGGAGCGTGGGCCTGGACCACGTCGGCTTCAGTGTGCCAGAACGCGCGGATCTGGATGCCTGGCAGAAGCAGCTGGCTGCTCTGGACGTGGTGCACTCNCCCGCCGAGGACACGGCCAACGGTGCCGCATTGGTCTTCCGCGACCCGGACAACATCCAGCTCGAACTCTGGTGGTCCAAGCCGCGCTAG
- a CDS encoding SRPBCC family protein, with protein sequence MNQTSNRHHQESVTVQASAETLYDLVSDITRTGEWSPVCTSCWWDDEDSAGKLGAWFTGHNELPDRSWETRSQVVAAERGREFAWVVGGSFVRWGYTLSTVETGTILSESWEFLPGGIALFEERYGERASDQITDRTQQALAGIXKTLAAIKRIAESLAATEKSL encoded by the coding sequence ATGAACCAGACAAGCAACCGCCACCACCAAGAATCCGTCACGGTTCAGGCGTCAGCTGAGACTCTTTACGATCTGGTCTCTGACATCACCCGCACGGGTGAGTGGAGCCCGGTCTGTACGTCGTGTTGGTGGGATGACGAGGACAGCGCCGGCAAGCTCGGTGCCTGGTTCACCGGCCACAATGAGCTCCCCGACCGGTCTTGGGAGACCCGATCGCAGGTGGTGGCTGCCGAGCGCGGCCGCGAGTTCGCTTGGGTGGTGGGTGGCAGCTTTGTCCGCTGGGGCTACACCCTGAGTACTGTAGAGACCGGGACGATCCTGAGTGAGTCTTGGGAATTCCTGCCAGGTGGGATTGCCCTGTTCGAGGAAAGATACGGTGAGCGTGCGTCCGATCAGATCACTGACCGCACCCAGCAGGCGCTCGCCGGCATCNCCAAAACACTCGCTGCGATCAAGCGGATCGCAGAGTCCCTCGCGGCAACTGAAAAGTCCCTGTGA
- a CDS encoding ferritin-like domain-containing protein, with the protein MFDXKFIAQAIVRSAENTSDRRNFLRVAGLSGAGFGAAALLAATAGPASATTSSTGAPSDASILNFALNLEYLEAEFYLRAVTGYGLPDSLTSGTGRRGGVQGGHAVPFKTARIRQIATEIAADEKSHVAFLRSALRSVAVSRPSINIDDSFTAAAVAAGLIKKGXKFDVYANEQNFLLGAFVFEDVGVTAYKGAAPLVTNKTYLSAAAGILAVEAYHAGIIRSTLLEMGLAAPTVNISNLRDAVDGRSDDDQPIVLNGVANLVPTDANGLAYGRTAAQVLNIVYLTGHQVRSGGFFPQGVNGSINTSGDNDRDGDD; encoded by the coding sequence ATGTTCGACCANAAATTCATTGCCCAAGCCATTGTCCGCAGCGCGGAAAACACCTCGGACCGGCGCAATTTTCTTCGAGTCGCAGGGCTCTCAGGGGCTGGCTTCGGAGCTGCAGCCCTCCTGGCAGCCACAGCTGGCCCAGCCAGTGCAACCACCTCCAGCACCGGCGCCCCCAGCGATGCCTCGATCCTGAACTTCGCCTTGAACTTGGAATACTTGGAGGCCGAGTTCTATCTCCGTGCAGTCACCGGGTACGGCCTGCCGGATAGCCTCACTTCCGGCACCGGCCGCCGAGGTGGCGTNCAAGGNGGCCACGCTGTCCCCTTCAAGACGGCGCGTATCCGCCAGATCGCCACCGAAATTGCCGCAGACGAAAAGTCCCACGTCGCGTTCCTGCGCAGTGCCCTGCGTTCTGTAGCGGTCTCCCGGCCCAGCATCAACATCGATGACAGTTTCACTGCCGCGGCCGTGGCGGCAGGGCTGATCAAGAAGGGACANAAGTTTGACGTCTACGCCAACGAACAAAACTTCCTCCTCGGAGCCTTCGTCTTCGAAGACGTTGGCGTAACCGCGTACAAGGGTGCGGCGCCACTGGTCACCAACAAGACCTACCTCAGTGCGGCTGCAGGGATCCTCGCCGTGGAGGCCTACCACGCTGGCATTATCCGCAGCACGCTTTTGGAGATGGGCTTGGCAGCACCAACGGTGAACATCTCAAACCTCAGAGACGCCGTCGATGGCCGCTCGGATGACGACCAGCCCATCGTGCTCAACGGTGTGGCCAATCTGGTACCCACCGATGCCAATGGCTTGGCGTATGGGCGCACCGCTGCCCAAGTGTTGAACATTGTGTACCTCACCGGCCACCAAGTGCGCTCCGGAGGGTTCTTCCCTCAAGGCGTCAACGGCTCCATCAACACCAGCGGAGACAACGACCGCGACGGCGACGATTAG
- a CDS encoding S9 family peptidase has translation MTFHSAAPELVRYGAMDPQFVELWAPPVETPQGYAILIHGGYWRSQWDVTLMHALAHDLLARGWAVANLEYRSVGNGXGWPLTLEDVLAGIQCAKDARPQWCATGAVISVGHSVGXQLALLSAHLVDAVVALAPVTDVRRVDAEELDDNAALGFMGGHYADEPAAYELASPICQLPLERPMLVIQGDVDIWVPESHSKDFVQAALTAGDAVDFAQIXGLTHMAAIDPAAPHWDGAVRWMEQF, from the coding sequence ATGACTTTTCACTCCGCGGCACCGGAGCTGGTGCGGTACGGGGCAATGGACCCGCAATTTGTTGAGCTCTGGGCGCCACCAGTGGAAACGCCACAAGGCTACGCCATCCTCATCCACGGCGGCTACTGGCGCTCACAATGGGACGTCACGCTTATGCACGCCCTCGCCCATGACCTGCTAGCCCGCGGCTGGGCTGTGGCGAACCTTGAGTACCGCAGTGTAGGGAATGGGNGAGGCTGGCCGCTCACGCTAGAAGACGTTCTAGCTGGCATTCAGTGTGCCAAAGACGCGCGCCCGCAGTGGTGTGCCACCGGTGCCGTGATCAGCGTGGGGCATTCCGTAGGGNGCCAGTTGGCACTGCTGTCCGCGCACCTGGTGGACGCCGTGGTGGCACTAGCCCCGGTGACTGACGTGCGGCGCGTGGATGCTGAAGAGTTGGATGACAACGCTGCACTGGGCTTCATGGGTGGACACTACGCTGATGAGCCAGCCGCCTATGAGTTGGCCTCACCGATCTGCCAGCTGCCTCTTGAGCGGCCGATGCTGGTCATTCAAGGAGACGTTGATATTTGGGTCCCGGAAAGTCACTCGAAAGACTTTGTGCAAGCGGCACTAACTGCTGGAGACGCCGTCGATTTTGCGCAGATCNCGGGGTTGACTCATATGGCTGCGATAGACCCGGCCGCACCGCATTGGGACGGCGCTGTTCGGTGGATGGAACAGTTTTAG